A segment of the Armatimonadota bacterium genome:
GGATCCAGGGTACTTTCCCCAATCAGATCGTCCTGGGCGTCGGCACCTTCACGATCAACGCGGCACTGGACGCGCTAGTGACCGAGCGCAAGGCGCGCGTGATAACCGCTCCGCGCATCATGGTGGTGGACGGCAACGAGGCCCAGGTCAACCTGGGCGAGGAAGTGCCCATTCCCTCGATTGACGCCAGCGGACGGCTGACCTTCACGTTCAAGCCGATAGGGGTGATCCTCAGGATCGTGCCCAAGGTCAACCGGGACGGTCTGGTGACCACCAAGGTCGAGCCCGAGGTATCCTCGGTGACAGAGTTCCTCCAGACGGCATCGGGTCCGGTTCCGCGACTGGCCACGAGGAAGGCCACGACCACCGTGACGGTACGGAGCGGGGACTCCATCATCCTGGCCGGACTGATCAGCGCAGAGGAGCGCAAGCGTGTGCTGAAGGTGCCCCTGCTCGGGGATATCCCGGTGCTGGGCGCGCTCTTCCGCGCGACGCTCACGGACCGGCGCGAGACCGAGGTCATCTTCGTGGTGACCCCGCAGATCATCCCGCCCCAGGGAGCGCCGGCCCCGGCGGTTACGCCGCGGCCCTAGCGTGACATGACGATGCGCCTGATCGCGACGGTCTTCGCAGTCATAGCGCTGCTTGTGGCAGGTGCTCCGGCCCAGGCGCAGCCGCTGCCGCCACTCGACACCTCCCGGCTGTACGCGAACGAAGCGGCGTTCTCGCGGGCGATCCAGCCATATCAGCAGGCGATCGCGGCCAACCCCCGCAACGCCCGGGCGCACTACTGGCTGGGGTTCGCCTACCTGTATGGCTACCGATTGTCGCAGATGGGCACCGCCCCGTTTGCCTCGGGGTATCTGGCCAAGGCGGTCCCGCCGCTGCAGGAGGCGATCAAGCTCGACCCCAACATGCTGGCGGCCCTTCTGGCGCTGCAGGACGCCTACTTGATGATGGGAGAGCTGGAGAAGGCCGACGACGTAACGCAGCGGTTGCTCAAGCAGACCCGGCCGGGGTGGTTTGGAGCGGCGCCCAAGCCGTAGGGAAGCCAGGCGTGGCGCAGTGCATCTGGACGGGATTCGGTCAGGAGGCGGTGATCACATCGTGAATGCGGTTTCTCTACGTGCTGCGCTTGTTGTCCTCCTTGTCGGCTTCGTGACTGGGTGTGGGTTGACGCTCGGAGGCGCCCCAATACTCTCGTCACCGGAGAACGGATCCACGATTGGATGCGCGGCATCCGGGACCTCGTACCCGTTCGCATGGGGAGCGGTGCCCAACGCCAACACGTATACCCTGGAAGTCCAGCAGAATACGCCGCCGTACACACTTGTGGCGAGCGTACAGGTTGCGGCTCCAGCGACCACCGCCAGCGTCCCAGATACGGCGCTTACGTGCGGCACCACCTACCGGTGGAGGGTCTGCGTGGTGTTCAAGGACGGGAATCCCACGCCCACGTGTAGCGGATACTGGACGTTCACGATCGCGCCGGCGCCATAGCACAGCCGGGCACGCGGGTTGGACAAGACGCGAAGGGCGGGCCAGGCGGCCCGCCCTTCGCCTGTGCTGCCGCGCGGTGATTGAAAGGGTCTCCCACCTGCGGTATGCTACGGCTTGTGTCGTCCGCTCCTGATGATCTCCACAGCGAACGTCTGAAGCGCCTGCGGGCCCGGCTCGAGTCCGCCGGCCTTGACGCGGCCGTCCTGACCAGGTCCCAGAGCGTGACCTACGTCTCGGGGTTTACCGGGTCCGCCGGCATGGCCGTCGTCTCCATGGCCGAGGCGCACCTGGTGGTGGACTTCCGGTATTACGATCAGGCCGCGGCTCAGGCGCCCGGGTTTGCCATTGAGCGGGCGCCCGGCCCGCTGTTGGATGCGGCGGCCGGGGTGCTGGGGCGGCTGGGCGCGCGTCGGGCCGGCGTTGAGGAGGAGCACCTGCCGGTCGGCTCGTTCCGGCGCCTGCAGGCGGCAGCAGATTCCATTGAGATAGTACCGGTCGAGGGGCTGGACCGGATACGCTGGCAGAAGTCGCCCGAGGAGATCGAGGCGATCCGCCAGGCGTCGCAGCTAGCAGAGGCGGCGTTCTATGAAGTGCTGCCCATGATCCGGCCCGGCGTCACCGAACACGAGGTAGCGGTTGAGCTGGAGCATCGGCTGCGCATCCGGGGCTCACAGCGGCTGCCGTTCGACCTGATTGTCGCGTCGGGGCCGCGGTCTGCGCTGCCGCACGGCGTTGCCTCGGAACGGGTCATCGGGCGCGGCGAGTTCGTGACCGTGGACTTTGGTGCCGTGGTAGACGGCTATCATTCGGACTGCACCCGCACTGTGGTGACCGGGCCGGTCTCTGACCGGCACCGCGAGATCTACGCCATCGTGCTGGCCGCGCAAAGGGCCGCGCTGGCCGGGCTGCGCCCCGGGCTCACGGGGCGCGAGGCCGACGCGCTGGGCCGATCGGTCATCGCGGCTGCGGGCTACGGCGATGCGTTCGGGCACGGCCTGGGCCACGGCGTCGGGCTGGCCGTGCACGAGGGACCCACGCTCTCGCCGCGCGAGGCGGCCGTGCTGGCGCCAGGCGCGGTGGTGACCGTGGAGCCCGGGATCTACCTGCCCGGTTGGGGCGGGGTACGCATAGAGGATCTGGTGGTGCTGACCGACGGTGGGTGCGAGAACCTCACCCGGCTTCCCAAGAACCTGCTTGAGGTGATGGCTTGATCTCGACCAACGACTTCCGTCCGGGCGTGGTCGTAACGCTGGATGGCGACCTGTACGCGATCGTGCAATCCCAACACGTCAAGCGTGGTCGCGGCAGCGCGTACGTGCGCGCCAAGGTGCGGAACCTCAAGACCGGCGCCATAACCGAGCGCACCTTCAACGCCGGCGAGCGCGTACCTCACGCGTTTCTCGAGCGGCGCGAGATGCAGTTCCTCTATCACGAAGAGGAGCAGTACGTCTTCATGGACCAGCAGTCCTACGAGCAGGTGACCCTGGGCAAGGACCTCCTTGGAGACGCTACCCTCTACCTGAAGGACAACACCGTGGTGACCGTGGTCCACTTCGAGGACCGGCCTATCGCCGTAGACCTCCCCAACTCGGTTGACCTGATGGTTGCCGAAACCGCTCCCGGGTTCCGCGGGGACACAGCGACCGGCGGATCCAAGCCGGCACGCGTGGAGACCGGGGCGATGATCCAAGTGCCGTTCTTCGTGGAGGTAGGGGACGTCGTGCGCGTGGACACGCGCACAGGGGAGTACATCGAGCGCGCGAGATAGTACCGGCGGGTTCCCCTCTGCTCCATCGGCTGATAGAATACTGTCGTGGCAGACCACCCACGGACGCAAGCCGTGCCGCAGCCCACCTACCGGTCATCCGGCCGGGGCCGCGGCCAACGGCCCCCGGCGGGTGGTCGCTTCTCATGAAGACGAGGCGGCGGTCCCGCGAAATAGCACTCCAGGTGCTGTTTCAGCATGATGTCGGCCGCCTGCCGGTGGATGAGGCGCTGGCGGTCGCACGCGGCAGCAGCACCGGGGCCGAGTGGCCCCAGGTGGAGGCGCTGTGCACGGGCACGGCCCGGCACATCGAGGAGATCGATCAGACGATCGAGCGCCACCTCTCAGACTGGACGCTGGACCGGCTGGCCAGCGCGGACCGCGTAATCCTCCGGATGGCGCTCTACGAGATCCGTTACCTGGGGACCCCTCCTGGTGTGGCCATCAGCGAGGCCGTGGAACTTGCCAAGCGGTACGGCACCGGCTCCTCCGGCAGGTTCGTCAACGGCGTGCTCGGCGCGATAGTACGCGAGGAAAGCCGTGCCGGGTGATCCTCGGGAATTGACAGATAGAGCGGCGGCCTTCCAGGCGATCCGGGGGCCGCGCATAGAGGAGGCGCTAGAGGCGGCAATGCCTCCAGCCAGCGTTCTCCCAGGCCCCCTGCACGAGGCGATGCGGTACAGTCTCTTCGCCGGGGGAAAGCGCATCCGGCCGCTGCTGGTACTGGCCTCTGCCGAGGCCGCGGGCGGGGATCCTGAGTCGGTCCTGCCCCTGGCGTGCGCCGTGGAGCTCATACACACCTACTCTCTCATTCACGACGACCTGCCATCCATGGACGACTCAACACTACGCCGCGGAAGGCCGACCTGTCATGTTGCATTCGGCGAGGCGATTGCGGTCCTGACGGGCGACGCGCTCCATGCGCTGGCCTTTGAGCTGGTCGCGAGACCCGCCGGGCTTTCCGGAGCCGCGGCCACGCTACGCGCCATCCAGGAGGTCGCGGCCGCCATAGGTACTCAGGGGATGGTGGGTGGGCAGGTGTTGGACCTGCTGGCAGAGGGCCGGCCGTCGCTGGGGCGGTTTGGGGCGTGGCCGGTGGACCGCCAGCAGGGAGTTTACCTGGTTCACCGGTGGAAGACCACGGCGCTGATACGCGCCTGCGTGCGCTCGGGCGCTATCCTGGCAGGGGCTACAGAGCGGCAGCTCTCCGACCTTACCGCGTGCGGCGAGCACCTGGGATTGGCTTTCCAGATTGTTGACGACATCCTGGACGAGACGGGCGACAGCAAGGTGCTGGGCAAGGATACCCACCGTGACGCTGCCGGCGACAAGCTCACCTTCCCGTCTGTCTTTGGCCTCGAGCGGTCGCGTGCCATCGCCCACGAGGAGACCGGTTTGGCGATAGAGGCCCTGGCCGGATGGGGGGCCTCGGCGGACGTGCTGCGAGGCCTGGCACACGCGTTGCTGGTCCGGGAGGGGTAGCGTGGGCACGGCGAGGATGCGGCTGGATCTGCTTGTGGCCTCGCGGGGGCTGGCCCCCAGCCGGCACCAGGCCGAGGCCGCCATCCGCGCCGGGGAGATCTTCGTGGAGGGGCGGCGACTCGACAAGCCCGGAACCCGGGTGGCAGAGGATGCCGAGGTGGAACGCCGGTCGCGGACGCCGGAGTTCGTGAGCCGCGGGGGCATCAAGCTGGCCGCGGCCCTGGACGCGTTTGGAATTGATCCGGCGGGCCTGGTGGTACTGGACGTGGGCGCGTCTACCGGCGGGTTCACCGACTGCGTCCTGCAGCGCGGGGCCGCGCGCGTCCATGCGGTGGATGTGGGCCGGGGGCAGCTTCACTGGCGGCTCCGGCAGGACGCCCGTGTGGCAGTCCTGGAGGGCCGCCACGCCGCGCGGCTGGAGCCGGGGGATCTGCCCGAGATGGCCGACATGGCCACCGTGGACTGCTCATTCATCTCGGC
Coding sequences within it:
- a CDS encoding tetratricopeptide repeat protein is translated as MTMRLIATVFAVIALLVAGAPAQAQPLPPLDTSRLYANEAAFSRAIQPYQQAIAANPRNARAHYWLGFAYLYGYRLSQMGTAPFASGYLAKAVPPLQEAIKLDPNMLAALLALQDAYLMMGELEKADDVTQRLLKQTRPGWFGAAPKP
- a CDS encoding aminopeptidase P family protein is translated as MLRLVSSAPDDLHSERLKRLRARLESAGLDAAVLTRSQSVTYVSGFTGSAGMAVVSMAEAHLVVDFRYYDQAAAQAPGFAIERAPGPLLDAAAGVLGRLGARRAGVEEEHLPVGSFRRLQAAADSIEIVPVEGLDRIRWQKSPEEIEAIRQASQLAEAAFYEVLPMIRPGVTEHEVAVELEHRLRIRGSQRLPFDLIVASGPRSALPHGVASERVIGRGEFVTVDFGAVVDGYHSDCTRTVVTGPVSDRHREIYAIVLAAQRAALAGLRPGLTGREADALGRSVIAAAGYGDAFGHGLGHGVGLAVHEGPTLSPREAAVLAPGAVVTVEPGIYLPGWGGVRIEDLVVLTDGGCENLTRLPKNLLEVMA
- the efp gene encoding elongation factor P gives rise to the protein MISTNDFRPGVVVTLDGDLYAIVQSQHVKRGRGSAYVRAKVRNLKTGAITERTFNAGERVPHAFLERREMQFLYHEEEQYVFMDQQSYEQVTLGKDLLGDATLYLKDNTVVTVVHFEDRPIAVDLPNSVDLMVAETAPGFRGDTATGGSKPARVETGAMIQVPFFVEVGDVVRVDTRTGEYIERAR
- the nusB gene encoding transcription antitermination factor NusB, with amino-acid sequence MKTRRRSREIALQVLFQHDVGRLPVDEALAVARGSSTGAEWPQVEALCTGTARHIEEIDQTIERHLSDWTLDRLASADRVILRMALYEIRYLGTPPGVAISEAVELAKRYGTGSSGRFVNGVLGAIVREESRAG
- a CDS encoding polyprenyl synthetase family protein; translation: MPPASVLPGPLHEAMRYSLFAGGKRIRPLLVLASAEAAGGDPESVLPLACAVELIHTYSLIHDDLPSMDDSTLRRGRPTCHVAFGEAIAVLTGDALHALAFELVARPAGLSGAAATLRAIQEVAAAIGTQGMVGGQVLDLLAEGRPSLGRFGAWPVDRQQGVYLVHRWKTTALIRACVRSGAILAGATERQLSDLTACGEHLGLAFQIVDDILDETGDSKVLGKDTHRDAAGDKLTFPSVFGLERSRAIAHEETGLAIEALAGWGASADVLRGLAHALLVREG
- a CDS encoding TlyA family RNA methyltransferase, whose product is MRLDLLVASRGLAPSRHQAEAAIRAGEIFVEGRRLDKPGTRVAEDAEVERRSRTPEFVSRGGIKLAAALDAFGIDPAGLVVLDVGASTGGFTDCVLQRGAARVHAVDVGRGQLHWRLRQDARVAVLEGRHAARLEPGDLPEMADMATVDCSFISALKVLPAVSRLVRPGGRILVLVKPQFEAGPRAAPGGVVRDPSVHGAVLRRFASGARDLGLAVEGMVASPILGPQGNREFFVALRNDGQGSADNLEQEILGAVRSPVGGGA